GCAGCTGAATAGACGAAAAGATCAGTGACTAGTGATTGGGGATTGGGGATTGGGGATTAGTGAGTAAGACGCAGGAGTTGCTGAAAGGCATTATCATTATCTAGGGTTATTTCAAAATAGCCTTGCAAACCTTGGTGGCTAACAAAAGGACGAAAGTGATGCAGCCCAATTTGCAGCCGCACCCCTTGCTCTGTGTGTACCGACAAGGCCGCATGGCGGCCTTGGTAATAGCTTAATAGCTGCGCTGGCGAAATAGCCAAGTGAAAGCGCAGCCGTCGCATTAGGCAAGAGCCTTAGCGATTTTTTCGTATAAATCCCCAGATAAGTCGGGCAAGTCCATCAACTGTTGTAAGCGTGCTTTAATTAATGACTGGCGCTGATCATCTAGTCGCGCAAATTGAATAAGCGGTGTAATCAGGCGCGCAGCAATTTGCGGATTACTGGTATTGAGCAAGACTAACACCGACACTAACTTATCATAACCACTGCCATCAATGGCATGAAAAGCCAGAGGATTACCATTAGCAAAAGCCCCTATCACGGCACGTACCCGATTAGGATTAGTTAAACTAAAGGTAGGATGAGCCATTAACTGATCAATGCGCGCCACCGCAGCGCCATCTTCCATAGTCGCTTGTAAACGAAACCAATTATCGAGCACTAAGCCATCGTGTTGCCATTTTTGCTCAAAATCCGCCAACATAGCTCCGGCACAGGCAAGCTTAGCGTGAACGGCGGCTTTCATGGCACCTAAAGTGTCGGTCATATTATCTGCTTGCTGATATTGGCGTTGGGCGTGTGTTTCCTCACCCGCCAATGCCAAATAGCCTAGCGCTACATTTTTTAACGCGCGCTTAGCAATATCGGTATGCTCAACTTGATAATTAGGCGTTTGATTTTGCTGATAGGCTTGGCGCCATAACGGTGCCAAGCGAGTGGCTAATTCCTGTTGCAATTGTGCATGAGCTTCTCCCACCACACTAATATCTACTTGCTCAAATAGCTCAAGTAAACTGTTGATAGTGGGCAAGGTAAGCATCTCGGCTGCTAGCGCAGGATCGAGGCTGCTATCTTGTAAGGTGCTAGTAAACACCTCGAGTAAAGACTGAGGTACAGAGCTTAAAGCGCCGCCTTGGCGCTGTGCTACATTAGCAAGCACCGCATTATTAATCAGCGTTTGAATGGCATCCCAGCGTACAAACTCATCAATGCTGTGCATCGTTAGCAAACTCAGTTGCTGATCGCTATAAGGATAATCAAGCTTCACCGGCGCTGAAAAAGATTGTAAAAGTGCGGGCACCGGTTGGCTGGGCACATTATCAAAAATAAACTCTTGCTCCGCTTCTATTACATCCAATACCGGATTAACACTGTGACCTTGTAACGTTAAGGTTAAGGGCTCACCTTGCTCAGTATATAAGGCCACGCTCAGTGGAATATGCAACGCCAGCTTTTGGCTTTGATCATGAGTAGGCGGGGTAACCTGACTCACAGTTAAGCTATAACGCTGGTGATTTGCATCATAGTGATCGCGCACCTTTAATACTGGTGTACCCGATTGACTGTACCAGCGGCTAAAGCGAGTAAGATCGCGCCCACTCGCCTCACTCATGGTCGCTAAAAAGTCCTCACAGGTGGCTGCTTGGCCATCAAAGCGCTGTAAATATAAGCTTAAGCCGCGCTGAAACGCACTTTCACCCACTAGGGTGTGCAACATGCGGATCACCTCGGCCCCTTTTTCATACACTGTCAGCGTATAAAAGTTGTTCATTTCAATGACGGCATCGGGGCGAATAGGATGCGCCATGGGCCCCGCATCTTCAGCAAATTGTAAGCTGCGTAACATGCGTACATTTTGAATCCGATTGACTGAGCGAGAGCCTAAGTCTGACGAGAACTCTTGATCACGAAAAACCGTTAAGCCTTCTTTAAGAGAAAGTTGAAACCAATCGCGACAGGTGACGCGATTTCCCGTCCAGTTATGAAAATACTCATGGCCAATCACCCGCTCTACATCTAAATAATCGGCATCGGTGGCAGTTTTATCATCGGCCAACACAAATTTGGAGTTAAAGACGTTTAAGCCTTTATTTTCCATGGCTCCCATATTAAAAAAGTCCACCGCCACTATCATGTAGATATCAAGATCGTATTCTAACTGACAGCGTTGCTCATCCCATGCCATGGCCGCTTTTAAGCTTTGCATCGCAAAATGGGCGCGGTGTAAGTTTCCTTTATCTACAAAAATTTCTAGTGCTACATCACGGCCACTCAGGGTGGTGAAACGGTCTCGCAGCACATCAAAATCCCCGGCCACCAGAGCAAACAGGTAGGCAGGTTTAGGGAAGGGATCTTGCCACTGTACCCAGTGGCGCCCATCATCTAATACTCCCGCATCAACTTTATTACCGTTAGATAGTAAATAAGGGCAGCTGGTGGCGTCCGCAGTAATGCGCGTGCTAAAGCGGGCCAATACATCCGGTC
This genomic window from Oceanisphaera avium contains:
- a CDS encoding DUF2835 family protein, which translates into the protein MRRLRFHLAISPAQLLSYYQGRHAALSVHTEQGVRLQIGLHHFRPFVSHQGLQGYFEITLDNDNAFQQLLRLTH
- the pepN gene encoding aminopeptidase N codes for the protein MTQINPTVQYREDYQAPHYWIDTLDLDIQLHDSATQVVAISRVRRHGEHDEPLVLDGEQLTLLEVAVNGVAFNQYQQTEHSLILSQLPQECVLTIKTELNPSANTALEGLYKSGSAFCTQCEAQGFRRITYYLDRPDVLARFSTRITADATSCPYLLSNGNKVDAGVLDDGRHWVQWQDPFPKPAYLFALVAGDFDVLRDRFTTLSGRDVALEIFVDKGNLHRAHFAMQSLKAAMAWDEQRCQLEYDLDIYMIVAVDFFNMGAMENKGLNVFNSKFVLADDKTATDADYLDVERVIGHEYFHNWTGNRVTCRDWFQLSLKEGLTVFRDQEFSSDLGSRSVNRIQNVRMLRSLQFAEDAGPMAHPIRPDAVIEMNNFYTLTVYEKGAEVIRMLHTLVGESAFQRGLSLYLQRFDGQAATCEDFLATMSEASGRDLTRFSRWYSQSGTPVLKVRDHYDANHQRYSLTVSQVTPPTHDQSQKLALHIPLSVALYTEQGEPLTLTLQGHSVNPVLDVIEAEQEFIFDNVPSQPVPALLQSFSAPVKLDYPYSDQQLSLLTMHSIDEFVRWDAIQTLINNAVLANVAQRQGGALSSVPQSLLEVFTSTLQDSSLDPALAAEMLTLPTINSLLELFEQVDISVVGEAHAQLQQELATRLAPLWRQAYQQNQTPNYQVEHTDIAKRALKNVALGYLALAGEETHAQRQYQQADNMTDTLGAMKAAVHAKLACAGAMLADFEQKWQHDGLVLDNWFRLQATMEDGAAVARIDQLMAHPTFSLTNPNRVRAVIGAFANGNPLAFHAIDGSGYDKLVSVLVLLNTSNPQIAARLITPLIQFARLDDQRQSLIKARLQQLMDLPDLSGDLYEKIAKALA